A window from Bosea sp. ANAM02 encodes these proteins:
- a CDS encoding ERF family protein, with translation MSQLIGLHERSRAEHARRAFEATLTTAKAELPVIAKSQIASIGAKHYRHEGLAEIARTTGPILARHGLAYRFRLNSDGEGVTITCVISHRDGQSEHNSLSAGADHGGEKNAILKIP, from the coding sequence TTGTCCCAACTGATCGGTCTGCACGAGCGCAGCCGCGCGGAGCATGCACGCCGAGCCTTTGAGGCTACCCTTACGACCGCCAAGGCCGAGCTCCCGGTGATCGCCAAGTCCCAGATCGCCAGTATCGGCGCCAAGCACTACCGTCATGAGGGTTTGGCTGAGATCGCCCGCACGACCGGGCCGATACTAGCACGCCATGGGCTGGCCTACCGCTTCCGCTTGAACAGCGACGGCGAGGGGGTAACGATCACCTGCGTGATCTCGCACCGTGACGGCCAAAGCGAACACAACAGCCTCTCAGCCGGCGCCGATCACGGCGGCGAGAAGAACGCGATCCTGAAAATTCCCTGA